A portion of the Tachysurus vachellii isolate PV-2020 chromosome 14, HZAU_Pvac_v1, whole genome shotgun sequence genome contains these proteins:
- the mycbp gene encoding C-Myc-binding protein, giving the protein MAHYRSSRWKQERFRRYLEKAGVLDSLTNVMVALYEETEKPSNALEFLKQRLFAEDPDTNQVEVLRVELEELQQKYDLLQEENRELRNQLLQYEKASEDAGAQ; this is encoded by the exons ATGGCACACTACAGA TCCTCACGGTGGAAGCAGGAGAGGTTCAGGAGATACCTGGAGAAGGCCGGCGTACTGGACAGTCTGACTAATG TGATGGTGGCCTTATATGAGGAGACGGAGAAACCCAGCAATGCCCTGGA GTTTTTAAAGCAGCGTCTGTTTGCAGAAGACCCAGATACCAACCAAGTGGAGGTTCTCCGAGTGGAACTGGAGGAACTGCAGCAGAAGTATGACCTGCTCCAGGAGGAGAACCGTGAGCTCAGGAACCAG CTGCTGCAGTATGAAAAAGCCTCTGAAGATGCAGGAGCACAATGA